Genomic window (Gemmatimonadota bacterium):
GTCCGGTAAATCGAGGCCCTTGCAAGGTCAGTCGCATCGTGGCGACGCCTTCCGCGCGGAAACCCGGATCGACGTGTGTGAGCTTCCAGAGCGAGGTCAGGGCCAGCACGGCGCCGCAGAGCAACAGCACCGCGAAACCACTCTCAGCCGCGAGCAGCCCGCTGGCGAGACGTCCGGAGCCGCTGCTCTGGCCACGTCCTTCGCGCAGTGACGTGTCGGCGCCAGGGTTGGCGCTACGCAATGCCGGCAACACGCCGACCATCAGGAACGATGCCACTCCCGCGAGAACGGCAAAGCCGGCAACCACCGGATCGATCGCAATCTCGCTCGCCCGAGGCAGCGTCGCCGCGGCGAGCGACGAGAGGAACGGAACCCCGAGCCATGCCAGCAGGAGTCCGAGCGCTGCGGCCGCGAGGGCGAGCACCGCGCTCTCCAGGAGCAACTGCCCGAGCAACCTCCGCCGGGATGCACCAAGCGCCGCACGAATCGCGAGCTCACGCGTGCGCGACAGGCCGCGGGCGAGCATCAGGTGCGCCACGTTGACGCAGGCGATCAGCATCACCAGCCCAACCGCGATGAGCAGCGCGAGCAGCGGCGTCCGGACATCGCCCGTGAGAAAGTCGGTGAGCGGTTGCATGGCGGCCACACCCCAACCCTTGTTGCTCTCGAGGTAGCGCCGTTCGAGTCCTGAGAGGATATCGCCGACTTGCGCCCTGGCCGCGTCGGGGGTGACGCCGGGTGCGAGTCGCCCGATCACGTTGAGCCACCGGACCGGGCGGATATGAGGGACTTCAGCGTCGGTCATCAGGGAGAGCGGCAACCAGATCTGCGCTTCGGCGCTGGGGAAAGCGAACGCGGGCGGCATCACCCCGATCACGCGATACGGCGTGCCGTCGAGCCGAACCACTTTGCCAACGACGTCCCGATCGCCACCGAGTCGGCCGCGCCAGAAGGCGTCGCTGAGCACGACGACCTGGTTTTCTCCGGGCCGATCGTCCTCAGGGCCGAAGGTTCGCCCGCGCAACGCGGTCGCCCCCAGGGTGCTGAACATTCGGCCGTCGACCATCGCCGCGGACACGTTGAGGGGCTCGCCGAAACCGGTGAGGTTCTTCGTCCCGAGGCCAGGCGCGTAGAAGTACGCCGAGACAGAACTGAGCCGGGAGGCGCCGGCGCGCAGGTCATCGAAGTCTTGCGGCGAGAACCCGCCGTAAACCGCGCCACGCTCGGCGCGCTGAT
Coding sequences:
- a CDS encoding ABC transporter permease, coding for MQNGWQDLRRAVRSLWRTPGFTLVALWTLALGIGASTAIFTVVRAVLLRELPFEQPIALVQIGHQRAERGAVYGGFSPQDFDDLRAGASRLSSVSAYFYAPGLGTKNLTGFGEPLNVSAAMVDGRMFSTLGATALRGRTFGPEDDRPGENQVVVLSDAFWRGRLGGDRDVVGKVVRLDGTPYRVIGVMPPAFAFPSAEAQIWLPLSLMTDAEVPHIRPVRWLNVIGRLAPGVTPDAARAQVGDILSGLERRYLESNKGWGVAAMQPLTDFLTGDVRTPLLALLIAVGLVMLIACVNVAHLMLARGLSRTRELAIRAALGASRRRLLGQLLLESAVLALAAAALGLLLAWLGVPFLSSLAAATLPRASEIAIDPVVAGFAVLAGVASFLMVGVLPALRSANPGADTSLREGRGQSSGSGRLASGLLAAESGFAVLLLCGAVLALTSLWKLTHVDPGFRAEGVATMRLTLQGPRFTGPTAFEPFRHALLERIAQVPGVVAVGGSKRTPLTGGGEPYGLEVVRASGAVDTLSPAAGVYMVTPGYFGALSIPLLSGRDFTVADSSRALIPVVASLAFAKQGWPGQDAVGQRFRIGPSEGVIVGVVGDVHHEGLGKPAAPAAYVPLAIFPRSSFNVFAKVRGEPLAIVGALRDAVHQVDPDMPVSDLGRLSSGISASVSQPRLFGMLLGIFGATALLLASLGIYGVVAQGVSRRRREIGIRMALGARATAVVQMIVGGALGATLAGSAIGLLVYLLGARFLRSQLYEVDAADPLMLAFAAAVLLATAWFAAWIPARRAARVDPMAVLRIE